One genomic segment of Novisyntrophococcus fermenticellae includes these proteins:
- a CDS encoding PAS domain-containing protein — MEFKTYVAFYKSIVDQDRCAVVICNLDHEIIYMNPAAVESYAKRGGDKLVGHSLLNCHNAQSNEKIKQVTAWFALSPEHNLVYTFHNKKQNKDVYMVALRDEGKLIGYYEKHEFRNRETMQPYDLWE, encoded by the coding sequence ATGGAGTTTAAAACCTATGTTGCTTTTTACAAGAGTATCGTTGACCAGGATAGATGCGCTGTAGTTATCTGCAATCTGGATCACGAGATAATCTATATGAATCCGGCAGCAGTGGAGAGTTATGCAAAACGAGGCGGAGACAAACTGGTTGGGCATAGCCTTTTGAATTGTCATAATGCACAGTCAAACGAGAAGATTAAGCAGGTGACAGCATGGTTTGCTTTATCTCCGGAGCATAATCTTGTTTATACTTTTCATAATAAAAAACAGAACAAAGACGTTTATATGGTAGCATTGCGTGATGAAGGTAAATTGATCGGATATTATGAAAAACATGAGTTTCGTAATAGGGAAACCATGCAGCCTTATGATTTGTGGGAATAA
- a CDS encoding prolyl-tRNA synthetase associated domain-containing protein: MLELMNGRPADITGRLEKEIRTYDFLDRLGIIYQRTDHEAAMTMEVCAEIDEFLQATICKNLFLCNRQETDFYLLMLPGDKKFKTKDLSAQLGVARLSFAKECYMEELLDITPGSVSVMGLMNDKERRVRLCVDEEVLAGIEIACHPCINTASIKFATKDFVGKIVPAMGHEMTVVKLPRYEEEINGV; encoded by the coding sequence ATGCTTGAATTGATGAATGGAAGACCGGCAGATATTACCGGGCGCCTGGAAAAAGAGATAAGGACCTATGACTTCCTTGACCGTTTGGGAATTATATATCAAAGAACAGACCACGAAGCCGCCATGACAATGGAGGTGTGTGCAGAGATTGATGAATTTCTGCAAGCTACGATATGTAAAAATCTTTTTTTGTGCAACAGGCAGGAAACAGATTTTTATTTGTTAATGCTTCCTGGCGATAAGAAATTCAAAACCAAGGATCTATCAGCGCAGTTAGGTGTTGCACGATTGTCTTTCGCAAAGGAATGTTATATGGAAGAACTTCTTGATATTACGCCGGGATCGGTGAGTGTCATGGGTTTGATGAATGACAAGGAGCGAAGAGTCAGGCTATGTGTGGATGAAGAGGTATTAGCGGGTATTGAGATTGCCTGTCATCCATGTATTAACACAGCGAGCATTAAGTTTGCAACAAAGGATTTTGTGGGCAAAATTGTCCCGGCGATGGGGCATGAAATGACCGTAGTGAAACTTCCAAGATATGAGGAGGAAATAAATGGAGTTTAA
- a CDS encoding GNAT family N-acetyltransferase: MSEKDRNKVKQFIEEFGFADKELNARFAFREVREEEADEVAKIEQICFPPNEACSAVHMQERVLAAPELFLVAVDRKTGKIAGFLNGLATEEYSFRDEFFEDAGLHNPNGKNIMLLGLDVLPAYRRQGLAKEIVYQYLRREWKKNRKMIILTCAKSKIKMYEKMGFCNMGIADSNWGGEEWYEMSYVINS, encoded by the coding sequence ATGAGTGAAAAAGACAGAAATAAAGTAAAGCAGTTTATAGAAGAATTTGGTTTTGCAGATAAAGAGCTCAATGCGCGCTTCGCATTTCGGGAGGTTCGTGAGGAGGAGGCGGATGAAGTGGCTAAGATAGAACAAATCTGTTTTCCTCCTAACGAGGCGTGCTCTGCTGTCCACATGCAGGAAAGAGTTTTGGCTGCACCGGAATTATTCTTGGTAGCTGTTGACAGGAAGACAGGTAAGATAGCCGGATTCTTAAATGGATTAGCGACGGAGGAGTATTCTTTTCGAGATGAATTTTTTGAGGATGCCGGTCTACATAACCCAAATGGAAAAAATATCATGCTTTTGGGATTGGATGTTCTCCCTGCATATCGCAGGCAGGGGCTGGCAAAAGAAATTGTATATCAATATCTGCGCAGAGAATGGAAAAAGAATCGCAAAATGATTATATTGACTTGCGCAAAATCAAAGATTAAGATGTATGAGAAAATGGGTTTTTGCAATATGGGTATAGCAGATTCAAACTGGGGCGGCGAAGAGTGGTATGAGATGAGCTATGTAATAAACAGTTAG
- a CDS encoding HPr family phosphocarrier protein: MGDLLRSLLQKAQEFGSVITIHTKEKSAEATKILGVMGMAIKCGDTIVIECTGGDEEAACAGIKNFFEINL, from the coding sequence ATGGGAGATTTGCTAAGATCTCTTCTTCAAAAGGCGCAAGAGTTTGGCAGTGTGATTACTATACATACAAAAGAAAAATCAGCGGAAGCTACGAAAATATTGGGGGTAATGGGAATGGCGATAAAGTGCGGTGATACGATCGTGATTGAATGTACCGGAGGTGATGAAGAGGCGGCATGCGCAGGAATTAAAAATTTTTTTGAAATAAATTTGTAA
- a CDS encoding ATP-binding protein: protein MRLHYIKGNEQGIRRMLQNLIKNGLDHAKELALRMNGEIQAEIKGQEFCMEIVFPGITEKLQSTAEAIVPEEYQ, encoded by the coding sequence ATGAGATTGCATTATATAAAAGGGAATGAGCAGGGAATCCGACGAATGCTGCAGAATCTCATAAAAAATGGACTGGACCATGCAAAGGAATTGGCGCTTCGTATGAATGGAGAAATTCAGGCCGAAATCAAGGGGCAGGAATTTTGTATGGAGATTGTGTTTCCGGGAATAACAGAAAAATTGCAATCCACTGCCGAAGCTATTGTTCCAGAGGAGTATCAATAG
- a CDS encoding type II toxin-antitoxin system RelE/ParE family toxin gives MDYDVQLTEDAEQDLDRYVNYLLFVKKNEQAASNLLDNFEATKNSLKQVADSLNYCENPRLRERGYRRINFLSHRYFMLYRVDRDIAVVDNIFHELQDFENKLI, from the coding sequence ATGGATTATGATGTCCAGTTGACAGAAGATGCAGAACAGGATTTGGACAGATATGTAAATTATCTTTTGTTTGTTAAGAAAAACGAGCAGGCAGCAAGCAATTTACTGGATAATTTTGAAGCAACAAAAAATAGTTTAAAGCAGGTTGCTGATAGTTTAAATTATTGTGAAAACCCAAGACTCAGAGAACGGGGATATAGAAGAATTAATTTTTTATCACATAGATATTTTATGCTATATCGTGTAGATAGAGACATTGCTGTTGTGGATAATATTTTTCACGAATTACAAGATTTTGAAAATAAACTGATTTAG
- a CDS encoding type II toxin-antitoxin system RelB/DinJ family antitoxin: MASTIQIRVDDDLKAKSDSLFKDLGTDTTSAIRMFLTQAVANNGFPFEIKRNTMEQNPYILMTEAELLSRLEHSRKHADEGKLRNAEDVLSDMRSKYGL; this comes from the coding sequence ATGGCTAGCACAATTCAAATTCGAGTGGATGATGATTTGAAAGCTAAGTCGGATTCGTTGTTTAAAGACTTGGGGACGGATACAACTTCAGCTATTCGTATGTTTTTGACTCAAGCGGTTGCTAATAATGGTTTTCCATTTGAAATAAAAAGAAATACCATGGAACAAAATCCATATATTTTGATGACAGAAGCTGAATTATTATCAAGATTAGAACATTCACGAAAACATGCAGATGAAGGTAAATTAAGAAATGCTGAGGATGTTCTTTCAGACATGAGGTCAAAGTATGGATTATGA
- a CDS encoding transglutaminase domain-containing protein codes for MLNELDEDAYSIYGIAMNKKGVCASYADTFVYMDRKAGLDALMVSRTANGDPKADHAWNAAKLNGNIHRNIIANSFYLN; via the coding sequence ATTTTAAATGAGCTTGATGAGGATGCCTATTCGATTTATGGGATTGCGATGAATAAAAAAGGTGTATGTGCCAGCTATGCGGATACATTTGTCTATATGGACAGAAAGGCAGGACTGGATGCTCTGATGGTAAGTAGAACGGCAAACGGTGATCCAAAAGCAGACCATGCCTGGAATGCCGCCAAACTAAATGGAAACATCCATAGAAATATTATTGCCAACTCATTTTATTTGAATTGA
- a CDS encoding LysR family transcriptional regulator: protein MTLQQMKYFVAVADYGSISEAAKRLFAAQSSISAAVRAVEQYYSITAFVRTSKGVTLTAAGKELVIEFNGILNRLYYLDLKYEGKKENKQSLFISAQHHIFGMDSFMSMVGTIDLQEYHTGFHECKTSEVFTHVEKGWSDLGLIFFDGQSKGQIMQELRGRGIVFNHIAYRTAHVYLADTHPLANNKEIKGEELEAFPFITYDHVPGVNSAYTEMIVPYYKMKKVISISDRAAAYSLMRHMHGFVIGSGYHTCDSAYQDILAVPICEGTTLELGWIVRNNYILPDAAQSFLELLEKSEI from the coding sequence ATGACATTACAACAAATGAAATATTTCGTCGCAGTAGCAGATTACGGTTCAATCAGTGAGGCCGCAAAACGATTATTTGCAGCACAATCCAGTATATCCGCTGCGGTCAGGGCAGTGGAACAATATTATAGTATTACTGCGTTTGTGCGGACTTCAAAAGGGGTTACACTGACAGCTGCGGGAAAAGAATTAGTGATTGAATTTAATGGGATTCTGAATCGTTTATACTATTTGGATTTAAAATATGAAGGCAAAAAAGAAAATAAGCAGAGCCTGTTTATCTCAGCACAGCACCATATTTTTGGAATGGATTCTTTCATGTCAATGGTTGGAACGATTGACTTACAGGAGTATCATACCGGATTCCATGAATGTAAAACATCGGAGGTATTCACTCATGTGGAAAAGGGGTGGTCCGATCTGGGACTGATTTTTTTTGATGGCCAGAGTAAAGGACAGATTATGCAGGAACTTCGAGGTCGAGGAATCGTTTTTAATCATATAGCATATCGTACTGCCCATGTTTATCTTGCGGATACACATCCACTTGCCAACAACAAAGAGATTAAGGGGGAAGAGTTAGAGGCTTTTCCGTTTATTACTTATGATCATGTACCAGGTGTGAATTCGGCATATACAGAAATGATCGTTCCCTATTACAAGATGAAAAAAGTGATATCAATTTCAGATCGTGCAGCCGCCTATTCGCTGATGCGCCATATGCATGGATTTGTAATCGGAAGCGGTTATCACACATGTGATTCTGCGTATCAAGATATTCTGGCAGTTCCCATCTGTGAAGGGACGACACTTGAACTGGGATGGATTGTCAGAAATAATTACATATTACCAGATGCGGCTCAAAGCTTCTTGGAATTACTTGAAAAAAGCGAGATATAG
- a CDS encoding DUF3100 domain-containing protein, translating into MKNAKTMVRKYWKVYVAAVVLAVICDMIGTVKINTGIGTLTLFPMVFAVILGGLLGPDVLKLLDTEQSKAGGTLVLVVLAPFMAKMGISAGANLGKLVSVGPALILQEFGNLGTVFLSLPIALLLGLKKEAIGACYSINRDSNLGLTTDIYGPDAAETKGTFAVYIVGSVIGTVFISILAGVVASWNIFHPLALGMASGVGSGSMMLAATGVLGEMYPAYADDIMMLGGTSDMLTGITGIYMGTFVGLPLARKLYAWLEPKLGKKKHRKGTK; encoded by the coding sequence ATGAAAAATGCAAAAACAATGGTCAGGAAGTACTGGAAAGTGTATGTGGCTGCGGTGGTTCTGGCAGTAATATGTGATATGATCGGAACTGTAAAAATTAACACAGGGATAGGAACGTTGACATTATTTCCTATGGTATTTGCAGTAATACTTGGAGGTCTTTTAGGGCCGGATGTCCTGAAACTGTTAGATACTGAGCAGTCTAAAGCCGGAGGAACTCTGGTACTGGTTGTATTAGCTCCATTTATGGCTAAAATGGGGATCTCGGCAGGGGCAAATTTGGGTAAGCTGGTATCTGTTGGACCGGCGCTTATTCTGCAGGAATTTGGTAATTTGGGAACCGTCTTTTTATCACTGCCGATCGCACTTCTTCTTGGTTTGAAAAAAGAGGCAATCGGAGCTTGCTATTCGATTAACCGGGATTCAAATTTGGGACTTACTACCGATATATATGGACCGGATGCAGCAGAGACAAAGGGTACATTTGCAGTCTATATTGTGGGCTCTGTAATCGGCACTGTCTTTATTAGCATTTTAGCTGGGGTTGTGGCTTCCTGGAATATCTTTCATCCCCTTGCTTTAGGAATGGCAAGTGGTGTGGGAAGCGGCTCTATGATGCTGGCTGCAACTGGTGTATTAGGAGAAATGTATCCGGCTTATGCAGACGATATCATGATGCTGGGAGGTACCAGTGATATGCTTACCGGTATTACCGGGATATACATGGGGACCTTCGTAGGATTACCATTGGCCAGAAAATTGTATGCATGGCTGGAGCCTAAACTAGGGAAAAAGAAGCATAGGAAGGGGACAAAATGA
- a CDS encoding amidohydrolase family protein, translated as MDTCDILIKGCRILRPDMSVSDVCSVVIQNSYIKKIGKEKKLEKEFTAKESLDGSGKLLMPGLVDGHTHTCQQLLRGRVSDEYPMVWTRFLVPFESNLKPEDSYISAQLSCLEMIKNGTTAFADSGGVHMERVADAVLESGMRAAIAKSTMDMGNAITGAMKETAEESITHTRELYKNYHNAGDGRISIWFALRQVMTCSPKLIEMVRNSAAELHTGIHAHLCEHKDEVSYCLQNYKLRPVQFLESMGVLGPNLLTAHNVMLSDEDISTLAKWDVKIIHCPRANLANHGFPKAPQIVNAGLNVGLGCDGAAPSNLDLFDEMKILRYSMIAYWGLPSFDPVVMTCQTVLKMATQGGAAAIGEGERLGTVEEGKKADVILLNIDQPHLTPSQNLVNTIVEAANGHDVTDSIINGKIVMKNREVLTLDEEKIRREAQLHMESIIKRAY; from the coding sequence ATGGATACATGTGATATTTTAATCAAAGGCTGTCGTATTCTGAGACCGGATATGTCAGTATCGGATGTGTGTAGTGTGGTAATTCAGAACTCATACATAAAGAAAATCGGAAAAGAAAAAAAGCTGGAAAAGGAGTTTACGGCAAAAGAATCTCTTGATGGAAGCGGAAAGCTTTTGATGCCGGGTCTGGTGGATGGTCATACACATACTTGCCAACAGCTGCTTAGAGGACGGGTTTCTGATGAATATCCGATGGTCTGGACGAGATTTCTGGTTCCTTTTGAAAGCAATTTAAAACCGGAAGACTCTTATATCAGTGCTCAGTTATCTTGCCTGGAAATGATAAAAAACGGAACAACTGCGTTTGCTGATTCCGGTGGTGTACATATGGAGCGTGTGGCTGATGCAGTTCTGGAGTCAGGTATGCGTGCAGCGATAGCAAAATCAACGATGGATATGGGAAATGCAATTACCGGAGCAATGAAAGAAACTGCGGAAGAATCAATTACGCATACACGGGAATTATATAAGAATTATCATAATGCCGGGGATGGCAGAATTTCTATTTGGTTTGCCCTTCGCCAGGTGATGACCTGTTCACCAAAACTGATCGAGATGGTCAGGAATTCCGCAGCAGAGTTACATACGGGTATTCATGCTCATTTGTGTGAACACAAGGATGAAGTAAGTTATTGCCTGCAGAACTATAAGCTCCGTCCGGTTCAATTCTTGGAATCTATGGGGGTGCTGGGGCCCAATCTCTTAACCGCTCATAATGTCATGCTGTCTGATGAGGATATTTCCACTCTGGCAAAGTGGGATGTAAAGATTATCCATTGCCCAAGAGCAAATCTGGCAAACCATGGATTCCCTAAAGCCCCTCAGATTGTAAATGCAGGTCTGAACGTTGGATTAGGATGTGACGGCGCAGCCCCTTCTAATCTGGATCTATTTGATGAAATGAAGATACTGCGTTACAGTATGATTGCATATTGGGGACTTCCTTCCTTTGACCCGGTAGTGATGACCTGCCAGACAGTTCTCAAAATGGCAACCCAGGGAGGTGCAGCTGCTATAGGTGAAGGTGAACGGCTGGGAACTGTAGAAGAAGGAAAAAAGGCAGACGTTATCCTGTTGAATATTGACCAGCCACATCTGACTCCTTCACAAAATCTAGTGAATACAATTGTGGAGGCGGCAAATGGTCATGACGTGACAGATTCCATTATTAACGGAAAAATTGTTATGAAAAACAGAGAAGTGCTGACACTGGATGAAGAAAAAATCCGCAGAGAAGCACAGCTTCATATGGAAAGCATTATCAAAAGAGCATATTAA
- a CDS encoding glycoside hydrolase family 31 protein — MVIEPWGANSLRVRSSKLPQMPEERWALEEPVKTEAKIKIDEFSAEIINGKIKAVVNNIGKIFFYNQKGELLLEEFVRNREDMFADTCSSLLIEAREFKPIIGGEYSLNMRFVSNPDEKIYGMGQYQQDFLNLKGADLELAHRNSQASVPFAVSSLGYGFLWNNPAVGRVNFSRNTTTWEAYSTKKLDYWITAGDTPAEIEEAYADATGKVPMMPEYGLGFWQCKLRYQTQEELLEIASEYKKRGLPIDVIVVDYFHWPKQGDFRFDPTYWPDPDAMIAKLKEMGIELMVSVWPMVDYLSENFEEMKAKGLLTRVEKGVRIDNTYMGNTIQYDSTNPEAREYVWSKCKQNYYDKGVKIFWLDEAEPEYTVYDFENYRYHAGPNVQVGNIYPAMYAKTFFDGMREQGQEQVVNLLRCAWAGSQKYGALVWSGDIHSSFASMRNQVAAGLNMGLAGIPWWTTDIGGFFGGKVDDEDFRELLIRWFEYGAFCPVMRLHGYRMPYQPQQGTTGGAACVSGAPNEIWSFGDKVYEICKKYMDIRETLRPYTRERMEEAHTKGTPVMRPMFYDFPEDAACWEIEIQYMYGPDILVAPVMEEKEETKEVYLPAGAVWTNVWTKEPCEGGQTVTVKTSIDQIPLFTREGYTLEIH, encoded by the coding sequence ATGGTTATTGAGCCATGGGGAGCGAATTCCCTTCGTGTGCGTTCTTCAAAGCTGCCCCAAATGCCAGAAGAACGTTGGGCGTTAGAGGAGCCGGTAAAGACGGAGGCAAAAATTAAAATTGATGAATTCTCAGCAGAAATAATAAATGGCAAGATCAAAGCGGTTGTCAATAATATTGGAAAAATCTTCTTCTATAATCAGAAAGGTGAATTGCTTTTAGAAGAATTTGTCCGTAACCGGGAGGATATGTTTGCTGATACCTGCAGTTCTCTTTTGATTGAGGCAAGAGAGTTTAAGCCGATCATCGGAGGGGAGTATTCATTGAACATGCGTTTTGTTTCAAATCCGGATGAAAAGATTTACGGTATGGGACAGTATCAGCAGGATTTTCTGAACCTAAAGGGAGCAGATTTGGAGTTGGCACATAGAAATTCACAGGCAAGTGTCCCATTTGCAGTCTCTTCGTTGGGTTATGGATTTTTGTGGAACAATCCGGCAGTAGGACGTGTAAATTTCTCCAGAAATACAACAACCTGGGAGGCGTATTCCACGAAGAAGCTGGATTACTGGATTACCGCGGGAGACACACCGGCGGAGATTGAAGAAGCTTATGCAGATGCAACAGGCAAGGTTCCGATGATGCCGGAATATGGTCTTGGCTTCTGGCAGTGTAAGCTTCGTTACCAGACACAGGAAGAGCTTTTGGAGATTGCAAGTGAATATAAGAAACGTGGACTTCCGATTGATGTTATCGTCGTGGATTATTTCCACTGGCCAAAGCAGGGTGATTTCCGCTTTGACCCGACCTACTGGCCGGATCCGGATGCTATGATTGCAAAGCTTAAGGAAATGGGAATTGAGCTGATGGTTTCTGTATGGCCGATGGTGGATTACTTAAGCGAAAACTTTGAGGAAATGAAGGCAAAAGGGCTGCTTACAAGAGTTGAGAAGGGTGTCAGAATAGACAATACTTATATGGGAAACACCATCCAGTACGATTCGACGAATCCGGAAGCACGGGAGTATGTATGGAGTAAATGTAAACAGAATTATTACGATAAGGGTGTGAAGATTTTCTGGCTGGATGAGGCAGAACCTGAGTACACAGTTTATGATTTTGAAAATTATCGTTACCATGCAGGTCCGAATGTCCAGGTGGGCAACATTTATCCTGCGATGTATGCAAAGACTTTCTTTGATGGCATGCGTGAGCAAGGACAGGAGCAAGTGGTAAACCTTCTTAGGTGTGCATGGGCGGGAAGTCAGAAGTACGGTGCACTTGTGTGGTCCGGAGATATTCACTCCTCATTTGCGAGCATGAGAAATCAGGTTGCAGCAGGACTGAATATGGGACTGGCAGGTATCCCATGGTGGACAACAGATATCGGTGGATTTTTTGGCGGAAAAGTTGATGATGAAGATTTTCGTGAGCTCTTGATTCGCTGGTTCGAGTACGGAGCATTTTGCCCGGTTATGCGCCTGCATGGATATCGTATGCCGTATCAGCCACAGCAGGGAACAACCGGTGGTGCAGCTTGTGTATCCGGTGCGCCGAATGAAATTTGGAGCTTTGGCGATAAAGTTTATGAAATCTGTAAGAAATATATGGACATCCGTGAGACGTTAAGACCTTATACAAGAGAACGCATGGAGGAAGCTCATACGAAGGGAACACCGGTTATGCGTCCAATGTTCTATGACTTCCCTGAGGATGCTGCATGTTGGGAAATCGAGATACAGTACATGTATGGACCGGATATTCTGGTTGCACCTGTAATGGAAGAAAAGGAAGAAACAAAGGAAGTTTATCTGCCGGCTGGTGCTGTGTGGACAAATGTTTGGACGAAAGAGCCCTGTGAGGGTGGTCAGACAGTCACAGTAAAGACCTCGATCGATCAGATCCCTCTATTCACGAGAGAAGGGTATACACTTGAAATCCATTAG
- a CDS encoding DUF624 domain-containing protein: MTKKIFALRSLSLLWLICSLPIITIGPSTTAVYSF, encoded by the coding sequence ATGACGAAAAAAATTTTTGCTTTGCGTTCACTAAGTTTACTCTGGCTGATCTGTTCACTTCCAATTATCACGATTGGTCCATCCACGACAGCTGTTTATTCGTTTTGA
- a CDS encoding glycerate kinase type-2 family protein — protein sequence MIKNDFKEIVKSALNAAKPDTAVEKALTGRNFGDGKTILIAIGKAAWQMTKTAVDILGDKISEGVVITKYEHSKGSLEKIDIYEAGHPMPDANSVTATQAAIDAVTGLTVDDTVLFLVSGGGSALFEKPLIPFKELESITEQLLGKGADIVEMNTIRKRLSAVKGGRFAKLCEPANVFSIVLSDIIGDPLDMIASGPAFPDRSTSEQALKVIEKYDLTVSEETKQLLRKELPKRLDNVETMITGSVSQLCEAACKQAETLGYKPFILTDSLTCTARDAGSFLAAIARYHSNSKESLAFIAGGETVVKLTGKGKGGRNQEIALAAAYGISGLKDTAVFSVGSDGTDGPTDAAGGYVDGESLHMMEEKKMDLFSYLNNNDAYNALRAIDGLVITGPTGTNVNDLSVVLIQR from the coding sequence ATGATTAAAAATGATTTTAAAGAAATAGTGAAGTCGGCATTAAATGCAGCTAAGCCAGATACAGCTGTTGAAAAAGCACTTACAGGGCGTAATTTTGGAGATGGAAAAACGATACTAATAGCGATAGGAAAAGCAGCTTGGCAAATGACAAAAACAGCTGTTGATATATTGGGGGATAAAATATCAGAAGGTGTTGTTATTACAAAATATGAGCATTCAAAAGGCTCCCTTGAAAAAATAGATATTTATGAAGCAGGCCATCCTATGCCCGATGCAAATTCAGTTACAGCAACTCAGGCAGCTATAGATGCTGTTACAGGATTGACTGTAGATGATACCGTGTTATTTTTGGTTTCGGGAGGAGGCTCGGCTCTATTTGAAAAGCCACTGATTCCGTTTAAAGAGCTTGAAAGTATTACTGAACAGTTATTAGGAAAAGGTGCGGATATAGTTGAGATGAACACAATCAGAAAGAGGTTGTCGGCGGTTAAGGGCGGAAGATTCGCTAAACTGTGCGAACCGGCAAATGTATTTTCGATTGTTTTATCAGATATAATCGGGGATCCATTGGATATGATTGCTTCGGGACCAGCATTTCCAGATCGTTCTACCAGTGAGCAGGCACTGAAAGTAATAGAAAAATATGATTTAACTGTGAGCGAGGAAACAAAGCAATTGCTACGAAAAGAATTGCCGAAACGCTTAGATAATGTAGAAACAATGATTACGGGAAGTGTTAGTCAGTTATGCGAAGCAGCCTGCAAGCAAGCTGAAACACTTGGATATAAACCATTTATACTTACAGATAGTTTAACATGTACCGCACGTGATGCAGGGAGCTTTTTAGCAGCTATAGCCAGATACCACAGTAATAGCAAGGAGTCATTGGCATTTATAGCTGGTGGAGAGACAGTCGTAAAATTGACAGGAAAAGGAAAAGGAGGAAGAAATCAAGAAATTGCATTGGCAGCAGCATATGGGATATCCGGACTAAAAGATACTGCAGTATTTTCGGTGGGATCGGATGGTACAGATGGACCGACAGATGCAGCAGGTGGATATGTAGATGGTGAGAGTCTGCATATGATGGAAGAGAAAAAGATGGATTTGTTTTCTTATCTAAATAACAATGATGCCTACAATGCATTACGTGCAATTGACGGACTTGTAATAACAGGACCGACAGGAACAAATGTAAATGATTTATCCGTAGTATTGATTCAACGATGA
- a CDS encoding DUF2798 domain-containing protein, whose product MPKNKFQDVIFTAIMATIMVYGMIVYNVALNMGRVTGTTFLAALHEMPIMLPIAFVLEFFVVGKLARMLAFKVMTPEDRPQFITYAISISICCIMCPIMSLIATVLFKEPGFGTWIQTWAMNFPMAILYQLFYCGPLARLIFRLIFK is encoded by the coding sequence ATGCCAAAAAACAAATTTCAGGATGTCATTTTCACTGCCATTATGGCCACCATTATGGTATATGGAATGATTGTCTACAATGTCGCTTTGAATATGGGACGTGTCACTGGGACTACTTTCCTTGCCGCCCTACACGAGATGCCAATCATGCTTCCCATTGCTTTCGTTTTAGAATTTTTCGTGGTGGGAAAGCTGGCACGAATGCTCGCATTTAAAGTTATGACACCAGAGGACCGGCCTCAATTCATCACCTATGCTATCTCCATCTCCATTTGCTGTATCATGTGCCCCATTATGAGTCTCATTGCAACTGTACTGTTCAAAGAGCCAGGTTTCGGGACATGGATACAAACTTGGGCTATGAATTTCCCTATGGCGATTTTATATCAGCTATTCTACTGCGGGCCACTTGCCAGACTGATTTTCAGATTGATTTTCAAATAA